One Oscillospiraceae bacterium genomic region harbors:
- a CDS encoding DnaJ domain-containing protein, translating to MTDPYSVLGITPGADDETIKKAYRQKCKQYHPDLHPNDPTAEEHFKEVQAAYSEIMRMKQSGGQNYGSYGNPQGSYSQQGYGQQSGYNQQYGNPFGGGTGGFGFGPFGFGYYSTSGGARQTYTTGQESPELRAAANYIRSGFYEEALNTLNGIAQNERTAQWHYYAALANQGLGNNIRARDEARTAVNMEPNNYAYQNLLDQLQNPGQSYAGSQQPYAQPSGNPGRFCLSFWLYMMFCQLLSCCCTGRPGGFFFC from the coding sequence ATGACCGATCCGTACAGCGTTTTGGGCATCACCCCCGGTGCCGACGACGAGACCATCAAAAAAGCCTACCGCCAGAAATGCAAGCAGTACCATCCCGACCTGCACCCCAACGACCCAACTGCCGAGGAGCATTTTAAAGAAGTACAGGCCGCCTACAGCGAGATCATGCGGATGAAGCAGAGCGGCGGCCAGAACTATGGCAGCTACGGCAATCCCCAGGGCAGCTACAGCCAGCAGGGATACGGCCAGCAAAGCGGCTACAACCAGCAGTACGGCAACCCCTTTGGCGGCGGAACCGGCGGGTTTGGCTTTGGGCCGTTCGGGTTTGGGTATTACAGCACCTCCGGCGGGGCGCGCCAGACCTACACCACCGGCCAGGAAAGCCCCGAACTGCGCGCCGCAGCCAACTACATCCGCAGCGGATTTTATGAGGAAGCCCTGAACACCCTGAACGGTATCGCCCAGAACGAGCGCACCGCCCAGTGGCACTACTACGCCGCGCTGGCCAACCAGGGCCTGGGCAATAACATCCGCGCCCGGGACGAAGCCCGCACCGCCGTGAACATGGAGCCCAACAACTACGCCTACCAAAACCTGCTGGACCAGCTGCAAAATCCCGGCCAAAGCTACGCTGGGTCTCAGCAGCCCTACGCCCAGCCCAGCGGCAATCCGGGCCGGTTCTGCCTGTCCTTCTGGCTGTATATGATGTTCTGCCAGCTGCTAAGCTGCTGTTGCACCGGGCGGCCGGGCGGATTTTTCTTCTGCTGA
- the htpG gene encoding molecular chaperone HtpG, with translation MAMHQFKAESKKLMDLMINSIYTNRDIFLRELISNASDACDKRYFKSLTDTSIGITKDDLKIHIQPDKEARTLTITDNGIGMTKEDLEKNLGTIAKSGSLDFKTENQSDNIDIIGQFGVGFYSAFMVAQKVTVISRAQGADTAWKWESKGVEGYTITEADKDDVGTEIILVLKDDTDSENYSEYLDDYTIANLVKKYSDYIRFPITMYREKSRQKPKPEDAGDDYKPEYETYTELEPLNSMVPIWKRPKSEVKDEDYNEFYKNKFMDYSDPLRVITSRTEGTATYTALLFVPGRTPYDYYTKEYEKGLALYASGVMIMEKCADLLPDYFSFIKGVVDSEDLSLNISRETLQKDSQLKLIRNSLEKKIKNELHAMLVNDREKYETFWKSFGRQIKFGVYGDYGMHKDLLGDLLMFYSAKEQKMVTLDEYIEKMSEGQKCIYFAAGDDTDRLGKLPNAQLVLSKGYDLLLCTEDVDEFCLQMMHDYKEKEFKNINAGDLGLETEEEKKAAEETANENKDLFEEIKKALNGKVKEVKVNPTLQEHPVTLSSEGGISMEMEKVLRKMPGSGDVESTKVLELNPNHTVFAALKAAHEAGDTAKVDQYAELLYDQSLLIAGLPIEDPVAYAQLVCGLMK, from the coding sequence ATGGCTATGCACCAATTCAAAGCCGAAAGCAAAAAACTGATGGACTTGATGATCAACTCCATCTACACCAACCGCGATATCTTCCTGCGTGAGCTGATTTCCAACGCATCCGATGCCTGCGATAAGCGCTATTTCAAGAGCCTGACCGACACCAGCATCGGCATTACGAAAGATGACCTGAAGATCCATATCCAGCCCGATAAGGAAGCCCGCACCCTGACCATCACCGATAACGGTATCGGCATGACCAAGGAAGATCTGGAAAAGAACCTGGGCACCATCGCCAAGTCCGGCTCCCTCGATTTCAAGACCGAGAACCAGAGCGATAACATCGACATCATCGGTCAGTTCGGCGTGGGCTTCTACTCTGCCTTTATGGTGGCCCAGAAAGTCACCGTCATTTCCCGTGCCCAGGGCGCTGACACCGCCTGGAAGTGGGAGTCCAAGGGCGTGGAAGGCTACACCATCACCGAGGCCGACAAGGACGATGTCGGCACCGAGATCATCCTGGTGCTGAAAGACGACACCGACTCCGAGAATTACAGCGAGTATCTGGACGATTACACCATCGCCAACCTTGTCAAGAAATACAGCGATTACATCCGCTTCCCCATCACGATGTATCGTGAGAAATCCCGCCAGAAGCCGAAGCCGGAAGACGCCGGCGACGACTACAAGCCCGAGTACGAGACCTACACCGAGCTGGAGCCCCTGAACAGCATGGTCCCCATCTGGAAGCGCCCGAAGAGCGAGGTCAAGGACGAGGACTACAACGAGTTCTATAAGAACAAGTTCATGGACTACTCTGACCCGCTGCGGGTCATTACCAGCCGCACCGAGGGCACCGCCACCTACACGGCCCTGCTGTTTGTGCCCGGCCGCACGCCTTACGACTACTACACCAAGGAGTACGAGAAGGGCCTGGCCCTCTACGCTTCCGGCGTGATGATCATGGAAAAGTGCGCTGATCTGCTGCCCGACTATTTCAGCTTCATCAAAGGCGTTGTCGACAGCGAGGATCTGAGCCTGAACATCAGCCGTGAGACCCTGCAGAAGGACAGCCAGCTCAAGCTCATCCGCAACAGCCTGGAGAAGAAGATCAAGAACGAGCTGCACGCCATGCTGGTCAACGACCGCGAGAAATACGAGACCTTCTGGAAGAGCTTCGGCCGCCAGATCAAGTTTGGCGTCTACGGCGATTACGGCATGCACAAAGACCTGCTGGGCGACCTGCTGATGTTCTACTCCGCCAAGGAGCAGAAGATGGTCACGCTGGACGAGTACATCGAGAAGATGTCCGAGGGCCAGAAGTGCATCTACTTTGCTGCCGGTGACGACACTGACCGCCTGGGCAAGCTGCCCAACGCCCAGCTGGTGCTGAGCAAGGGCTACGACCTGCTGCTGTGCACCGAGGATGTGGATGAATTCTGCCTGCAGATGATGCACGATTACAAAGAGAAGGAATTCAAGAACATCAACGCCGGTGATCTGGGCCTGGAGACCGAGGAGGAAAAGAAAGCCGCCGAGGAGACCGCCAACGAGAACAAGGACCTGTTTGAGGAGATCAAGAAGGCCCTGAACGGCAAGGTCAAGGAAGTCAAGGTCAACCCCACCCTGCAGGAGCATCCTGTTACCCTGTCCAGCGAGGGCGGCATCTCGATGGAGATGGAGAAGGTCCTGCGCAAGATGCCTGGTTCCGGTGATGTGGAAAGCACCAAGGTGCTGGAGCTGAACCCCAACCACACTGTGTTCGCTGCGCTGAAAGCCGCCCACGAGGCTGGCGACACTGCCAAGGTGGACCAGTATGCCGAGCTGCTGTATGACCAGTCTCTGCTGATCGCCGGCCTGCCCATCGAGGACCCCGTGGCCTACGCACAGCTGGTCTGCGGCCTGATGAAGTAA
- a CDS encoding DUF5685 family protein, which produces MFGYVTIYHKGLEKPELDRYQAYYCGLCRTLGQKYGLPGQLTLSYDLAFIAILHTALYEPQTQFSAGRCAPHPIKARPRAANEFLDYAADMTIALAYYNFLDNWQDDHSRASLRQAKKLEGYLPAIREHWPRQTAAITAQLEALNALEKAGSHDLDALCRAFGDLLGAVFACREDIWSPTLQAMGRGLGGFIYLMDAYDDLPKDARKGQFNALQELHDTLPPTEFEDRCHDLLTQQMGLCAQQFELLPILKETPEGKLLYNTIYSGVWSKYAPIRKHREGKQK; this is translated from the coding sequence ATGTTCGGGTATGTTACCATCTACCACAAAGGGTTGGAAAAGCCGGAGCTGGACCGCTACCAGGCCTACTACTGCGGCCTGTGCCGCACGCTGGGCCAAAAGTACGGCCTGCCCGGCCAGCTGACGTTAAGTTACGATCTGGCATTTATCGCCATTTTGCACACGGCGCTGTATGAGCCACAGACGCAGTTTTCCGCCGGGCGGTGCGCGCCGCACCCCATCAAGGCACGGCCCCGCGCCGCCAACGAATTTCTGGACTACGCCGCCGATATGACCATCGCGCTGGCGTACTACAATTTTTTAGACAACTGGCAGGACGATCACAGCCGTGCCAGCCTGCGGCAAGCCAAAAAGCTGGAAGGGTATCTGCCCGCCATCCGGGAGCACTGGCCCCGCCAGACAGCAGCCATCACGGCACAGCTGGAGGCGCTGAACGCGCTGGAAAAAGCAGGCTCCCATGATCTGGACGCTTTATGCCGCGCCTTTGGCGACCTGCTGGGCGCGGTGTTCGCCTGCCGGGAGGACATCTGGTCCCCCACCCTGCAGGCCATGGGCCGGGGGTTGGGCGGATTCATCTATTTAATGGACGCCTACGACGACCTGCCCAAGGATGCCCGCAAGGGGCAGTTCAACGCGCTGCAAGAGCTGCACGACACCCTGCCCCCCACTGAATTTGAGGACCGCTGCCACGACCTGCTGACCCAGCAGATGGGGCTGTGCGCCCAGCAGTTTGAACTTTTGCCCATATTAAAAGAGACCCCGGAGGGGAAACTATTGTACAATACCATTTATTCCGGCGTGTGGAGCAAGTATGCGCCGATCCGTAAGCACAGAGAGGGGAAGCAGAAATGA
- a CDS encoding HAMP domain-containing histidine kinase has protein sequence MKTFARLIRRYVLATAGIILVVVALLLGMTIYAGVRYNGASDSVQKVGALAEALHPTADGLQWDAAHTPAEWMHGYAWAMVLDEDGNVIWQQDLPEALNHRYTASDIAVFSRWYLADYPVQCWAADYGLFVAAEPVNSQWKYNITAPQARMEAMVGGLLPVAVLLAVVLGCCLWFSWRGARHLQAVADGLDTLAQGGAVQLPTTGFAGELAEKLNETGEQLRRRNEIIARRDTARTDWIAGVSHDIRTPLALILGWGEQLQQDEALPAAARQKAAGICTQSEKIRSLIGDLNLTSKLQYGAQPLRRKAVTVGPFLRRCAAEFYESPAAGDSTLELELTQAAEHTVVQADEALLLRAIENLLHNTVGHNAVPVHVTIRADAADGMLTIQVTDDGQGYPPAVLAVLQAGETGENPPHILGLHVVEQILAAHGGTAAFAQALPHGAAAALTLPL, from the coding sequence ATGAAAACTTTTGCGCGGCTCATCCGCCGCTATGTACTGGCCACGGCGGGTATCATTTTGGTGGTGGTGGCGCTGCTGCTGGGCATGACGATCTACGCCGGCGTGCGGTACAATGGCGCATCCGACAGTGTGCAAAAAGTGGGTGCCCTGGCCGAGGCCCTGCACCCCACCGCCGACGGCCTGCAATGGGACGCCGCCCACACCCCGGCCGAGTGGATGCACGGCTATGCCTGGGCCATGGTGCTGGACGAGGACGGCAACGTTATCTGGCAGCAAGACCTGCCCGAGGCGCTGAACCACCGCTACACCGCCAGCGACATTGCAGTGTTCTCCCGCTGGTATCTGGCCGATTACCCCGTGCAGTGCTGGGCGGCGGATTACGGCCTGTTTGTGGCAGCAGAGCCAGTCAACAGCCAATGGAAATACAACATCACCGCCCCGCAGGCACGCATGGAGGCAATGGTCGGCGGGCTGCTGCCGGTAGCGGTGCTGCTGGCCGTGGTGCTGGGGTGCTGCCTGTGGTTCAGCTGGCGCGGGGCACGCCATTTGCAGGCGGTGGCCGACGGGCTGGACACTTTAGCCCAGGGCGGCGCGGTGCAGCTGCCCACCACCGGCTTTGCCGGGGAGCTGGCCGAAAAGCTGAACGAGACCGGCGAGCAGCTGCGCCGCCGCAATGAGATCATCGCCCGGAGGGACACCGCCCGCACCGATTGGATCGCAGGTGTCAGCCATGACATCCGCACGCCGCTGGCGCTGATCCTGGGCTGGGGCGAGCAGCTGCAGCAGGATGAGGCCCTGCCTGCCGCAGCCCGGCAGAAAGCCGCGGGCATCTGCACCCAAAGCGAGAAGATACGGTCGCTCATCGGCGATTTGAACTTGACCAGCAAGCTGCAATACGGCGCACAGCCTTTACGCCGCAAGGCTGTGACGGTCGGCCCGTTCCTGCGCCGGTGTGCTGCCGAATTTTACGAAAGCCCCGCCGCAGGTGACAGCACCCTTGAACTGGAACTGACCCAGGCGGCAGAACACACGGTGGTGCAGGCGGACGAAGCCCTGCTGCTGCGGGCCATCGAAAACCTTTTGCACAACACTGTCGGCCACAATGCAGTCCCCGTGCATGTCACCATCCGGGCGGATGCGGCGGACGGCATGCTGACCATCCAGGTGACCGACGACGGCCAGGGCTACCCGCCCGCCGTGCTGGCCGTATTGCAGGCTGGCGAAACAGGGGAGAATCCCCCGCACATTTTAGGCCTGCATGTGGTAGAGCAGATCCTAGCCGCCCACGGCGGCACCGCCGCTTTTGCCCAAGCCCTGCCCCACGGCGCAGCCGCTGCTTTGACCCTGCCGCTGTAA
- a CDS encoding recombinase family protein gives MQVDGYSLDAQRDKLRKYAAYEDMIVAGEYSDEGFSGKNIQGRQEFQRMLNDIQDGKDDVSYVLVFKLSRFGRNAADVLNSLQLMQDFGVNLICVEDGIDSSKDAGKLMISVLSAVAEIERENIRTQTMAGREQKAREGKWNGGFAPYGYKLENGNLVIAEDEVEVIRVIYDRYIHTNEGVTGVAKYLNRNGYVKKLRQNNTIPGFSRDFVKNVLYNPVYMGKIAYGRRRTEKKQGTRNEMHVVEQSEFPVYEGQHEAIISEEDWYLAQEKRKINSFKREKVNNPDHAHILSGILKCPCCGKSMYGNIAKAHSKDKKTRYYYYCKNTVTPTGHECSFRLNIEQTEINKFVAKIISAMVNNPRFVEAIQAKIGTAVDTEDMEKQIAVLQGQLKQAFGTKSRLERQMDTLDINDVHYDRKILDLQRRYDEQYDTIEEIEVQIGELQSQIRNIQQEKISGDNIYRLLLAFDEVYHSATEAEQKEFMKAFIERIEMFPEKRKDGSWIKKIVFNFPVPVDGEEVKELPLETETTVECVVKLVR, from the coding sequence ATGCAGGTTGACGGATACAGTTTGGATGCCCAACGTGACAAGCTACGGAAGTATGCGGCATACGAGGATATGATCGTTGCCGGGGAGTATTCTGACGAGGGATTTTCCGGCAAGAACATTCAAGGGCGGCAGGAGTTTCAACGGATGCTGAATGACATCCAGGACGGCAAAGATGATGTTTCTTATGTGTTGGTCTTTAAGCTGTCCCGATTTGGCAGAAATGCAGCGGACGTTCTGAACTCTTTGCAACTCATGCAGGATTTCGGTGTCAATCTGATCTGCGTGGAGGATGGCATTGACAGCTCCAAGGATGCAGGAAAGCTGATGATCTCTGTGCTGTCTGCGGTGGCAGAGATTGAGCGAGAAAATATCCGCACACAGACAATGGCAGGACGTGAGCAAAAGGCTCGTGAGGGCAAATGGAACGGCGGTTTCGCTCCATATGGATACAAACTGGAAAATGGAAACCTTGTCATTGCAGAGGATGAAGTGGAAGTTATCCGAGTAATCTATGATCGTTATATTCATACAAACGAGGGTGTTACAGGAGTTGCAAAATATCTGAACCGCAATGGTTATGTAAAGAAACTAAGACAGAATAATACCATTCCGGGATTTTCAAGAGATTTTGTGAAAAATGTATTGTACAATCCTGTTTATATGGGAAAGATTGCTTACGGCAGACGAAGAACAGAAAAGAAACAGGGTACAAGAAACGAGATGCACGTGGTTGAGCAGTCGGAGTTCCCGGTTTATGAAGGACAGCACGAAGCTATCATTTCCGAAGAAGATTGGTATCTGGCACAGGAAAAGCGCAAGATCAATTCTTTCAAGCGGGAAAAGGTCAACAATCCAGACCATGCACACATCCTGTCCGGTATCTTGAAATGCCCATGCTGCGGTAAGAGTATGTACGGCAATATCGCCAAGGCGCACAGCAAGGACAAAAAAACACGGTATTATTACTACTGCAAAAATACGGTTACACCCACCGGGCATGAGTGCAGCTTCCGTCTGAATATCGAGCAGACGGAAATCAATAAATTTGTGGCGAAGATTATTTCTGCTATGGTCAACAATCCCCGGTTTGTGGAAGCGATTCAAGCGAAAATCGGAACGGCGGTTGATACAGAGGATATGGAAAAGCAGATCGCCGTTCTGCAAGGGCAGCTAAAGCAAGCCTTTGGAACGAAAAGTCGCTTGGAGCGTCAGATGGATACCTTGGACATCAACGATGTCCACTATGACAGAAAGATTTTAGACTTGCAGCGCCGCTATGATGAGCAGTATGATACCATAGAGGAAATCGAAGTTCAGATTGGCGAATTGCAAAGTCAGATCCGCAACATACAGCAGGAGAAGATTTCCGGTGACAATATCTATCGCTTGTTACTGGCATTTGATGAAGTCTACCATTCCGCAACGGAAGCGGAGCAGAAGGAGTTTATGAAGGCCTTTATCGAGCGAATTGAGATGTTCCCGGAGAAAAGGAAAGACGGAAGCTGGATAAAGAAGATCGTATTCAATTTTCCTGTGCCTGTTGATGGTGAGGAAGTGAAAGAACTTCCCTTGGAAACTGAAACAACTGTTGAGTGCGTGGTGAAACTGGTGCGTTGA
- a CDS encoding response regulator transcription factor translates to MQTIYEASILLVDDNPDLLVLVGDSLRTAGYTCIRTAATCAEARALFAAAAPELMILDINLPDGDGFTLLRQLHAKADVPALFLSARDADADRLLGLGLGADDYLTKPFLMQELLLRVQRILQRAYRAELCRAAPPALELGDCQVDLADAAVYRPDGVTLPLTATERALLQKLADNRGHIVTYDTLCEAVWGADYYGCENALNVHIRHLREKLEENASRPQWLLTVRGIGYKLAGEAQR, encoded by the coding sequence ATGCAGACGATTTACGAAGCATCGATTTTATTGGTGGATGATAACCCCGACCTGCTGGTGCTGGTGGGGGACAGCCTGCGCACGGCGGGGTATACCTGCATCCGCACCGCTGCCACATGTGCCGAGGCCCGGGCACTGTTTGCCGCTGCTGCGCCGGAGTTGATGATCTTGGACATCAACCTGCCGGACGGCGACGGCTTTACCCTATTGCGCCAGCTGCACGCCAAGGCTGATGTGCCCGCGCTGTTCCTTTCGGCTCGGGACGCTGACGCTGACCGCTTGCTGGGGTTGGGCCTTGGCGCGGACGACTACCTGACCAAGCCCTTTTTGATGCAGGAATTGCTTTTGCGGGTGCAGCGTATTTTGCAGCGCGCCTACCGGGCCGAACTGTGCCGCGCCGCACCGCCTGCCCTGGAGCTGGGGGACTGCCAGGTCGATCTGGCCGATGCTGCCGTGTACCGCCCTGACGGCGTGACCCTGCCTCTGACCGCCACCGAGCGCGCCCTGCTGCAAAAACTGGCCGATAACCGCGGGCACATCGTGACCTACGACACCCTGTGCGAGGCCGTCTGGGGCGCGGACTATTACGGCTGCGAGAACGCGCTGAACGTGCATATCCGCCACCTGCGGGAAAAGCTGGAGGAAAACGCCAGCCGCCCCCAATGGCTGTTGACGGTGCGGGGCATCGGCTACAAGCTGGCAGGGGAGGCGCAGCGATGA
- a CDS encoding alpha/beta hydrolase — translation MQLYTHTLPSGAKLTGYLRDETNEMPAFNIRPAMLILPGGGYAFCSAREADPIAMQFLQAGYQTFVLEYTCAHTPEQAPLRWQPLIDAAGAILHLRRNAAKLRLDPFKIAVCGFSAGGHLAASTAILWDAAPVQKALGITAEEARPDAVVLGYPVIMSGIKTHGGSIANLAGDDTVLQAIFSLENQVRGDLPPFFIWHTVADQAVPVENSLLLASALTENHVPYELHLFTHGGHGSSTCTQEVNTPNRHNAAWVSLCTDWLAETLHFHL, via the coding sequence ATGCAATTATACACCCACACTCTCCCCAGCGGGGCCAAACTTACCGGCTACCTGCGGGACGAAACCAACGAGATGCCTGCCTTCAATATCCGCCCGGCGATGCTGATTTTGCCCGGTGGCGGGTATGCCTTTTGCAGCGCGCGGGAGGCAGACCCCATCGCCATGCAGTTTTTGCAGGCGGGCTACCAGACCTTTGTGCTGGAATACACCTGTGCCCACACGCCGGAACAGGCCCCGCTGCGCTGGCAGCCGTTGATCGACGCCGCCGGCGCCATCCTGCATCTGCGCCGCAACGCCGCCAAACTGCGGCTGGACCCGTTCAAGATCGCGGTCTGCGGCTTCTCGGCTGGCGGGCATCTGGCCGCGTCCACCGCCATTTTGTGGGACGCCGCCCCCGTGCAGAAAGCCCTGGGTATCACCGCCGAGGAAGCTCGCCCCGACGCTGTTGTGCTGGGCTACCCGGTCATTATGTCGGGCATCAAGACCCACGGCGGGTCCATCGCCAACCTGGCCGGGGACGATACCGTCCTGCAGGCGATCTTCAGCCTGGAAAACCAGGTGCGCGGCGATCTGCCGCCGTTCTTCATCTGGCACACCGTGGCCGACCAGGCTGTGCCGGTGGAAAACTCGCTGCTGCTGGCCAGCGCCCTGACCGAAAACCACGTGCCCTACGAGCTGCACCTTTTCACCCACGGCGGGCATGGCTCCAGCACCTGCACGCAGGAGGTCAACACCCCCAACCGCCACAACGCCGCCTGGGTGTCCCTGTGCACCGATTGGCTGGCTGAAACCTTACATTTTCATCTGTAA
- a CDS encoding YkgJ family cysteine cluster protein — translation MTVEPGRSGENWDDLPRIAAGDSFDFACAGCGGCCRGRRDLVLSGYDLYRIARRLGLSPRIVAGAFCKSYLAPQTLLPALRLTPDPRTGNCRFFEGSACAIHAARPLACALYPLGQSIDPVTAKIEYYVQTPLCGARTDGGRVLNDYLTDAAILDRAGIDTRWAVVCTRLSKQLQAAADHPHFAAAVKRVERALYYDYELGDDFYPQFQQNIEILQPLLEKLLA, via the coding sequence GTGACCGTGGAGCCCGGCCGCAGCGGTGAGAACTGGGATGACCTGCCGCGCATTGCGGCAGGGGACAGCTTTGACTTTGCCTGCGCCGGGTGTGGCGGCTGCTGCCGCGGACGGCGGGATCTGGTGCTGTCCGGGTACGATCTGTACCGCATCGCCCGGCGGCTGGGGTTGTCGCCCCGCATCGTGGCGGGAGCGTTCTGCAAAAGCTACCTGGCCCCGCAAACGCTGCTGCCCGCCCTGCGCCTGACCCCCGACCCCAGGACCGGAAACTGCCGCTTTTTTGAGGGCAGCGCCTGCGCCATCCATGCGGCGCGGCCGCTGGCCTGCGCGCTGTACCCGCTGGGGCAGAGCATCGACCCTGTGACGGCGAAAATCGAATATTACGTGCAGACGCCGCTTTGCGGGGCGCGGACAGACGGTGGCCGTGTGCTGAACGATTACCTGACCGATGCTGCCATTTTGGACCGTGCGGGCATCGACACCCGCTGGGCCGTGGTGTGTACCCGCTTGTCCAAGCAGCTGCAGGCTGCCGCTGACCACCCGCATTTTGCCGCTGCCGTAAAGCGTGTGGAGCGGGCACTGTATTATGACTACGAACTGGGGGACGATTTTTACCCGCAGTTCCAACAGAATATTGAGATTTTGCAGCCGCTTTTGGAGAAGCTGCTGGCATAA
- a CDS encoding helix-turn-helix domain-containing protein: MDCKNRIIKLRESTGLNRKDFCKLVHIPYRTMTEWELDNRHAPNYVLWLLEYYIRNEGLMVKGRNEGGGDSEKETT, translated from the coding sequence ATGGATTGTAAAAACAGAATTATAAAGTTGCGTGAAAGTACAGGACTGAATCGGAAAGATTTTTGCAAGCTCGTCCATATTCCTTACCGGACTATGACTGAATGGGAATTGGACAACCGCCATGCACCGAATTATGTGCTGTGGCTTTTGGAGTATTATATCCGCAACGAGGGACTTATGGTAAAAGGAAGGAATGAGGGAGGTGGAGATTCTGAAAAAGAAACAACTTAA
- a CDS encoding D-isomer specific 2-hydroxyacid dehydrogenase family protein encodes MKIAFYQMRPFDEQAYIEQFSREFGIDYVTIPGAPCPENLDKAAGCDAVSQNPCEILPEYVEAWARMGVKYLLCRSIGYDHIPLETAKKLGMRVAHSHYPPEGVANYAIMLILMCTRKMNQTMLRAAAQDYTLPGKMGKDLSNCTVGVIGTGKIGRTVIAHLQGFGCKILAYDLYQSDEVAQMAEYVPLDELYARSDVITLHTNATAENHHLINAESLAKMKDGVLIVNTARGALIDEEALIAALESGKVGGAGLDVVEEENDLVYFNRVGAALSHRTMNILRSMPNVIVSPHNAFYTDVNVASMVRSGFEELTDFAAGRSNPCEVPL; translated from the coding sequence ATGAAGATTGCATTTTACCAAATGCGCCCCTTCGACGAGCAGGCGTATATCGAGCAGTTCAGCAGGGAGTTCGGCATCGACTACGTGACGATCCCCGGCGCACCCTGCCCGGAAAATCTGGACAAGGCCGCAGGCTGCGATGCCGTCAGCCAGAATCCCTGCGAAATTCTGCCCGAGTACGTCGAGGCCTGGGCCAGGATGGGCGTAAAGTACCTGCTTTGCCGCAGCATCGGCTACGATCATATCCCGCTGGAGACCGCCAAAAAGCTGGGCATGCGGGTAGCCCACAGCCACTACCCGCCGGAAGGTGTGGCCAACTACGCCATCATGCTGATACTGATGTGTACCCGCAAGATGAACCAGACCATGCTGCGTGCCGCCGCCCAGGATTACACGCTGCCCGGCAAGATGGGCAAGGATCTGTCCAACTGCACGGTAGGCGTCATCGGCACCGGCAAAATCGGCCGCACTGTCATTGCCCATTTGCAGGGCTTTGGCTGCAAAATTTTGGCCTACGACCTGTACCAGAGCGACGAGGTGGCCCAAATGGCCGAGTATGTCCCGCTGGACGAGTTGTACGCCCGCAGCGACGTCATCACCCTGCACACCAATGCCACCGCCGAGAACCACCATCTCATCAATGCCGAGTCGCTGGCCAAGATGAAGGACGGCGTGCTCATCGTCAACACTGCCCGCGGTGCGCTGATCGACGAAGAGGCGTTGATTGCTGCGCTGGAAAGCGGCAAGGTCGGCGGCGCCGGGCTGGATGTGGTCGAGGAGGAGAACGACCTCGTCTACTTCAACCGCGTCGGCGCTGCGCTGTCCCACCGCACGATGAACATCTTGCGCAGTATGCCCAACGTCATCGTCAGTCCCCATAACGCCTTTTATACCGACGTGAACGTGGCCAGCATGGTGCGCAGCGGCTTTGAGGAACTGACAGACTTTGCCGCGGGCCGCTCCAACCCCTGTGAGGTGCCGCTGTGA